Proteins from a genomic interval of uncultured Methanocorpusculum sp.:
- the mcrG gene encoding coenzyme-B sulfoethylthiotransferase subunit gamma yields MAYKPQYGPGTSKVAEVRRNQMNPNVKLEKIRSVTDEDIVLIMGHRAPGQAYPSAHPPLAEQGEPDCPIRKIVKPTEGAKAGDRVRYIQFADSMLNGPSQPYQRTYLECYRFRGIDPGTLSGRQIVECRERDLEGYARELIETSIFDPATTGIRGATVHGHSLRLAENGMMFDMLQRCILDTDGVVKYIKDQVGVPLDRKVAVGKPMDAAWLKANTPMFHSLVGTAFRSDSEYVAYVQRIHALRTKYGFMPKEA; encoded by the coding sequence GTCGCAACCAGATGAACCCGAACGTAAAGCTCGAAAAGATTCGCAGCGTCACTGATGAGGACATCGTCCTTATTATGGGACACCGTGCACCAGGACAGGCATACCCTTCGGCACACCCCCCACTCGCAGAGCAGGGAGAACCCGACTGCCCGATCCGCAAAATCGTTAAACCGACCGAAGGCGCAAAAGCCGGTGACCGTGTCAGATACATTCAGTTCGCTGACTCTATGCTGAACGGCCCGTCCCAGCCTTACCAGAGAACCTATCTCGAATGCTACCGTTTCCGTGGTATCGACCCAGGAACTCTCTCCGGCCGTCAGATCGTCGAGTGCCGCGAGCGTGACCTTGAAGGATACGCACGTGAGCTTATCGAGACCTCTATCTTCGACCCGGCAACCACCGGTATCCGCGGTGCAACAGTGCATGGACACTCGCTCCGTCTCGCAGAGAACGGTATGATGTTCGATATGCTCCAGCGTTGTATCCTCGACACCGACGGTGTTGTCAAATACATTAAAGATCAGGTCGGTGTCCCACTTGACCGCAAAGTTGCTGTCGGTAAACCGATGGACGCAGCCTGGCTGAAAGCAAACACCCCGATGTTCCACTCCCTTGTCGGAACTGCATTCCGCTCCGACAGTGAATATGTTGCATACGTTCAGCGTATCCACGCCCTCCGTACTAAATACGGATTCATGCCCAAGGAGGCCTGA
- the mcrA gene encoding coenzyme-B sulfoethylthiotransferase subunit alpha, with translation MAKVEKTQKLFLDALKQKFPKQDVASTTAEFYKFNGLEQSPRKKEFMAINKKIEAERGISMYDPNRCHLGGIPMGQRQLMTYELSGTGTFVEGDDLHFVNNAAMQQMWDDIRRTVIVSMDMAHQTLQKRLGKEVTPETINEYLHVVNHAMPGGAVVQEHMVETHPGLTDDCYVRVFTGDQELADNLEPQFVIDVEKLFPKKQAEALQAAVGKSLWQCVHMPTIVGRTCDGGTTSRWSAMQIGMSFIAAYRMCAGEAAVADLSFAAKHAGVINMAHHLPARRARGPNEPGGMLFGNFSDMIQADRVNPNDPAKASLENVAAGAMLFDQIWLGSYMSGGVGFTQYATAAYTDNILDDFTYYGMDYLHDKYKVDIKNPNPKDKVKATQEVVNDIASEVNLYGMEQYEQFPTMMEDHFGGSQRAAVLAAASGITTSIGTGNSNAGLNGWYLSMLLHKDGWSRLGFFGYDLQDQCGSANSLSIRPDEGCIGEFRGPNYPNYAMNVGHQGEYAAIAASAHFGRGDAWTLSPLIKICFADPALKFDFAHPRAEFAKGAIREFMPAGERSLIIPAQ, from the coding sequence ATGGCAAAAGTAGAAAAGACCCAGAAACTCTTCCTTGATGCACTCAAGCAGAAGTTCCCAAAACAGGATGTAGCATCCACCACCGCAGAGTTCTATAAATTCAACGGTCTTGAGCAGTCACCCCGTAAGAAGGAGTTCATGGCCATCAACAAGAAGATCGAAGCTGAACGCGGTATCTCCATGTACGACCCGAACCGCTGCCACCTCGGCGGTATCCCGATGGGTCAGCGCCAGCTGATGACCTACGAACTCTCCGGCACCGGAACTTTCGTTGAGGGTGATGACCTTCACTTCGTCAACAATGCTGCCATGCAGCAGATGTGGGATGATATCCGCAGAACCGTAATCGTGTCCATGGATATGGCCCACCAGACCCTGCAGAAGCGTCTCGGCAAGGAAGTTACTCCTGAAACCATCAACGAGTATCTCCACGTCGTCAACCACGCAATGCCCGGAGGCGCCGTCGTTCAGGAACACATGGTCGAGACCCACCCGGGACTTACCGACGACTGTTACGTCCGTGTGTTTACCGGTGACCAGGAACTCGCCGACAATCTCGAGCCCCAGTTCGTCATCGACGTCGAGAAGCTCTTCCCGAAGAAGCAGGCTGAGGCCCTCCAGGCAGCAGTCGGCAAATCCCTCTGGCAGTGCGTCCACATGCCGACCATCGTCGGCCGTACCTGCGATGGAGGAACGACCTCCCGCTGGTCCGCCATGCAGATCGGTATGTCCTTCATTGCCGCATACCGTATGTGCGCCGGTGAAGCAGCAGTCGCTGACCTGTCCTTTGCAGCAAAGCACGCTGGTGTCATCAACATGGCCCACCACTTGCCTGCACGCCGTGCACGCGGTCCGAACGAGCCCGGAGGAATGCTCTTTGGTAACTTCTCCGATATGATCCAGGCAGACCGTGTCAACCCGAACGACCCGGCAAAAGCATCCCTGGAAAATGTCGCAGCAGGAGCCATGCTCTTCGACCAGATCTGGCTTGGATCATATATGTCCGGCGGTGTCGGTTTCACCCAGTACGCAACTGCAGCATACACGGATAACATCCTTGATGACTTCACCTACTACGGAATGGACTATCTCCACGACAAGTACAAGGTTGATATCAAAAACCCGAACCCGAAAGACAAAGTCAAAGCAACCCAGGAAGTTGTCAACGACATTGCATCGGAAGTCAACCTTTACGGTATGGAGCAGTATGAACAGTTCCCGACCATGATGGAAGACCACTTCGGCGGTTCCCAGCGTGCAGCAGTTCTTGCAGCAGCATCCGGTATCACCACATCCATTGGAACCGGAAATTCCAACGCCGGTCTCAACGGCTGGTATCTGTCCATGCTTCTCCACAAAGACGGATGGTCCAGACTTGGTTTCTTCGGCTACGATCTGCAGGATCAGTGCGGTTCCGCAAACTCACTCTCCATCAGACCCGACGAGGGCTGTATCGGCGAGTTCCGTGGACCGAACTACCCGAACTATGCAATGAACGTCGGTCACCAGGGAGAATACGCAGCAATTGCAGCCTCTGCCCACTTCGGCCGCGGCGACGCATGGACGCTCTCCCCGCTGATCAAGATCTGTTTCGCAGACCCGGCCCTGAAGTTCGACTTCGCCCACCCGCGTGCAGAATTCGCCAAGGGAGCAATCCGCGAATTCATGCCTGCTGGTGAGAGATCCCTCATCATCCCGGCACAGTAA
- a CDS encoding condensation domain-containing protein: MADIFIPSAKLDRFQRKFNDNQFYFISLHLELDGYIDLNRLEKAIEKVADAVKILRCYYTGSYEDENSGWVLLTREPKWLSVASSDPASVTAVLDNLPTEHPPLHVTANQNESHCTLVFSIDHTVTDAHGLWDIVGMISTCYMNLAWDQDYTPAPVSDWNTRSMDPLLDSYSREACAAMCRIEAVKRIPVQQYQNFFQFPQEKRGKPQLFVEKIQPHTLNSMKEFARRNNATLNDVLVTVYAAALQEYVLEKFQTSMSMVPIRGAVDLRRYLPPYLRNEIKNYSVSYWSRAPIPKSGDIVSILREVTALSKMHRTTAPGIGELFAIEEPESEAAKPYLEPEYYSTPFMSNTGILPKDVVDFGNDISVIEAVNYANITTGNPFVIVVLTWNNTISFSIFTDGEYDTAQYLLKRMSELLCELN, translated from the coding sequence ATGGCAGACATATTCATCCCCTCCGCAAAACTCGACCGTTTTCAACGCAAATTCAATGACAACCAATTCTATTTCATTTCACTTCATCTGGAACTTGACGGATATATCGACCTGAACCGTCTGGAAAAAGCAATTGAAAAAGTTGCAGATGCCGTCAAAATTCTCAGGTGTTATTATACCGGCAGTTATGAGGACGAGAACAGCGGGTGGGTGCTGCTGACCAGAGAACCAAAATGGCTGAGCGTGGCCAGTTCCGACCCCGCGAGTGTCACGGCCGTTCTGGATAATCTGCCAACCGAACATCCTCCCCTGCATGTGACTGCAAATCAGAATGAATCGCATTGCACGCTGGTTTTCTCGATAGATCACACGGTAACCGATGCACATGGCTTATGGGATATTGTCGGGATGATCTCGACATGTTACATGAATCTTGCGTGGGATCAGGATTACACGCCGGCTCCGGTCAGTGACTGGAACACGCGATCTATGGATCCACTTCTAGATTCTTATTCCCGTGAAGCATGCGCCGCAATGTGCCGTATTGAAGCGGTAAAACGGATCCCTGTCCAGCAATATCAGAACTTCTTTCAATTCCCACAGGAAAAACGCGGAAAACCTCAGCTTTTTGTCGAAAAGATACAGCCCCACACACTGAACTCAATGAAGGAGTTTGCCCGCCGAAATAATGCAACATTGAATGATGTTCTGGTTACGGTGTATGCGGCTGCATTACAGGAGTATGTGCTGGAAAAATTCCAGACCTCGATGTCTATGGTGCCGATCCGCGGGGCGGTGGATCTCAGAAGATATCTGCCTCCCTATCTTCGAAACGAAATTAAAAATTATTCCGTTTCCTACTGGTCAAGAGCACCAATCCCGAAGTCTGGAGATATAGTCTCAATTCTTCGCGAAGTAACTGCATTATCAAAGATGCACCGGACGACAGCGCCGGGTATTGGAGAACTCTTCGCTATAGAAGAGCCAGAGTCAGAAGCTGCTAAACCGTATCTCGAGCCGGAGTATTACTCAACACCATTCATGTCGAATACCGGGATCCTGCCGAAAGATGTTGTGGATTTCGGCAACGATATTTCTGTGATAGAGGCCGTGAACTATGCAAACATCACCACAGGAAATCCGTTTGTTATTGTGGTTCTCACGTGGAATAATACGATATCATTTTCCATATTCACTGATGGTGAGTATGATACAGCACAGTATCTTTTAAAACGGATGAGCGAGCTTTTGTGTGAGCTCAACTGA